One window of the Chitinophaga niabensis genome contains the following:
- a CDS encoding endopygalactorunase: MKKLSWVLVPFFSFIGFAIEAKAQAPHIVRITKDTLVTATGTTYAFTVDTKENEGLVSTKANEQQLLAELAFLRGPGEYKIAGNKLFINAKAYHIKEERSALSPQLRLAQQRITVNTKRNISLFFTAGQRSPQTTVRFHIPAGIQVTPDNVTVNVIGRGEVLLRNLPNQSIGRTGTKYSYSKVGVADINRSNAGTILTLGQLDLRPANGEDVIVVIRDVQLNKAGTYAFKADYSTSQPEVLNSAAATANLQAVQTITDFERELDKSLTYKETPSTYTKVSFKWSALSKASGITLMHSLDKGKTWLPSPVKIEHNNVTIEGLQPNKLHAFRLAVKGNGFSNTVYFYSGKMDIKAFGLKGEDDTEKINEAIAYLHQIGGGTLLFSNGTYNVRTVHLKSNVYLYVEKGATIQALKGADTPETTWFSDKKYRSGLSPTDAGPYEDPENYMTKQDVGHHYFRNTMFFGERLDNIKIIGNGYITGNGNLNTSDKVMNNAPDSRADKMFTLKLCTNLEIGGIHREEDLWYDEKKDEPYYLGNNRETDNMLHIDRAGHFVLLATGTDNIHVHDTYFGKQNTSSVRDIYDFMACNNVTVTNIYSKVSSDDIVKPGSDCSLGFTRPASHYRVRNVIGDTNCNLFQIGSETADDIKDICVDNIYILGANKAGFSISTNDGAHIKDIHLNCGHTGTLHSRSKMYRSFTPFFISISNRARILGAEVGKYAFTDNGVPHNELLVKNVNIGQVENIIINGIDVYEVYAGSSFSGKVRWKAYDGSQRRATPIVAGYSLPDNGIDFKLPNGNHTGYIKNITFNDVQVLVKGGNLASDTTATPPELGVGQYNASNLKVQPSYGLWVRHANGLTVTKSSFSVEQPDGRYPIFLDDVKGAKIKDVKVVRSKDTKVVVKLKNSSGVTVENMEL; this comes from the coding sequence ATGAAGAAATTGTCATGGGTACTGGTACCCTTTTTCTCCTTCATTGGCTTTGCTATTGAAGCAAAAGCACAGGCACCTCATATTGTCCGGATCACTAAAGATACCCTGGTGACAGCCACCGGAACTACTTATGCCTTTACCGTAGATACCAAGGAAAATGAAGGACTGGTTTCCACCAAAGCAAATGAGCAACAATTGCTGGCAGAGCTGGCTTTTCTGCGTGGACCGGGTGAATATAAGATAGCAGGCAATAAGCTGTTCATTAATGCTAAAGCCTATCACATAAAAGAAGAGCGCAGCGCACTCAGCCCGCAATTGCGTTTAGCGCAGCAACGGATCACCGTCAATACCAAAAGGAATATCTCCCTGTTTTTTACTGCAGGGCAAAGAAGTCCGCAGACAACAGTCCGTTTCCATATTCCTGCCGGCATCCAGGTTACGCCGGATAATGTAACCGTGAATGTGATCGGCCGTGGTGAGGTATTATTAAGAAACCTGCCGAACCAGTCAATAGGCCGTACAGGTACAAAATACTCCTATTCAAAAGTGGGCGTGGCTGATATAAACCGTTCAAACGCTGGTACGATCCTTACTTTGGGGCAGCTGGACCTTCGGCCAGCTAATGGGGAAGATGTTATTGTTGTGATCAGGGATGTACAACTGAATAAAGCAGGAACGTATGCTTTCAAAGCTGATTATTCCACTTCCCAGCCCGAAGTGCTGAACAGTGCAGCCGCAACAGCCAATCTTCAGGCTGTTCAGACTATTACAGACTTTGAAAGAGAACTGGACAAAAGTCTTACCTATAAGGAAACACCTTCCACCTATACAAAAGTCAGTTTTAAATGGAGTGCCCTGAGCAAAGCTTCCGGCATCACGCTGATGCATTCATTGGATAAAGGGAAAACATGGTTACCTTCTCCTGTTAAGATTGAGCATAACAATGTTACCATCGAAGGTTTGCAGCCCAATAAACTACATGCATTCAGGCTGGCTGTAAAAGGCAACGGCTTTTCCAATACCGTATATTTCTATTCCGGCAAAATGGATATCAAAGCGTTCGGTTTAAAAGGTGAAGATGATACAGAAAAGATCAATGAAGCCATTGCATACCTGCACCAAATTGGAGGCGGCACCTTATTATTCAGCAATGGTACTTACAACGTAAGGACTGTTCACCTGAAAAGCAATGTATATCTCTATGTTGAAAAAGGCGCTACCATCCAGGCATTAAAAGGAGCCGATACGCCTGAAACCACCTGGTTCAGCGATAAAAAATATCGTTCCGGCCTCTCGCCTACCGATGCCGGTCCTTATGAAGATCCTGAAAACTATATGACCAAACAGGATGTGGGGCACCACTATTTCAGGAACACCATGTTCTTCGGAGAACGGCTGGATAATATAAAGATCATAGGTAATGGTTACATCACCGGCAACGGCAATCTGAATACCAGCGATAAAGTGATGAACAATGCTCCCGATAGCCGTGCCGATAAAATGTTCACCCTGAAACTGTGTACCAATCTTGAAATAGGCGGTATCCACCGGGAAGAAGATCTCTGGTATGATGAAAAGAAAGACGAGCCCTATTACTTGGGCAACAACAGGGAAACAGACAATATGCTGCACATAGACCGTGCAGGACACTTTGTGTTACTGGCTACCGGCACTGATAACATCCATGTGCATGATACCTATTTCGGTAAACAAAATACTTCTTCCGTAAGGGATATCTACGACTTCATGGCCTGCAATAATGTGACAGTGACCAATATCTATTCAAAAGTAAGTTCAGACGATATCGTAAAACCAGGATCGGATTGTTCCCTGGGCTTTACCCGTCCTGCCAGTCACTACCGTGTTCGCAATGTGATCGGAGACACTAATTGCAACCTGTTCCAGATAGGATCAGAAACTGCTGATGATATCAAAGACATCTGTGTAGACAACATATATATACTCGGTGCCAACAAAGCAGGTTTCTCTATTTCTACCAATGATGGTGCCCATATCAAGGACATCCATCTCAACTGCGGTCATACCGGTACTTTACATTCCCGCTCAAAGATGTACCGTTCCTTTACCCCCTTCTTCATTTCAATATCCAACAGGGCACGTATACTTGGTGCGGAAGTAGGAAAGTATGCTTTCACAGACAATGGCGTACCACACAATGAATTACTGGTGAAAAATGTGAACATCGGACAGGTAGAGAATATCATCATCAACGGCATAGATGTGTATGAAGTATATGCAGGCAGTTCCTTCAGCGGAAAGGTCCGCTGGAAAGCTTACGATGGCTCGCAGCGAAGAGCTACCCCGATAGTAGCCGGTTACAGCTTACCTGATAACGGAATAGATTTCAAACTGCCCAATGGTAATCATACCGGGTATATCAAAAACATTACGTTCAATGATGTACAGGTATTGGTAAAAGGTGGTAACCTTGCATCGGATACCACAGCCACTCCTCCTGAACTGGGTGTAGGGCAATACAATGCCTCTAATCTGAAAGTACAGCCTTCCTATGGACTCTGGGTAAGGCATGCAAATGGATTAACCGTTACCAAAAGCAGCTTTAGTGTAGAGCAGCCCGATGGCCGGTATCCCATATTCCTGGACGATGTGAAAGGTGCAAAGATCAAAGATGTAAAAGTGGT
- a CDS encoding GH92 family glycosyl hydrolase, protein MRFPFIVMMLLAATSAYSQSYTKYVNTFIGTAPLTDPKILGYELPRGWRSWAGLTFPGSSLPNAMVQLSPMTEYGSGAGYEYEDTVILGFTHTNKGHWNLCNIPILPLSNPGEKFGSRFSHKKENAAPGFYQVYLDDYNVQVNLTSTLRCGYHQYTYKNNTGRQILFDLARANNRVSNWNIEQVGNNVLQGFQQMGERIYFYAILNTNIEKLEKKDEGQRSGFAIVHVANGQAGNVELKIGLSFVSIENAKQNLQQEIGNKTFSQVRNEATQKWETLLSSIQVKGGTEKQKQMFYSCLYRSFLWPALRSDVNGEFTDAKRQVAKADFNYYTEPSLWDTYRNKDVLLGLISPQVTLDVIKSMKDVGDKRGFIPTFFHGDHGASSIAGAYLRGIDNFDVKGTYDILLKNANVSGGARPHITEYIEKGYISDPDIPNPNVETKAKAGVSKTLEYSYDDYSLAQMAKKLGDTANYRILMARSKNYKNMFDPSTRFMRGRLENGEWIKPFNPQYPYYEYMYREANAWQVSFFAPHDMKGLIELYGGAKGFESKLDSLFTVPWNPKHIARNVETMIGQYCHGNQPDHEAPFAYYFIDKPEKSQKMIDTILNSLYGIGEEGLALCGMDDAGEMSAWYVFGALGLYTYSATDPEYLVTVPLFDEVKWKTSTGKLLTITKPGKGRSLTGIKVNGKENKGYFVPHDLFKNGGKIEIATK, encoded by the coding sequence ATGAGATTCCCGTTTATAGTAATGATGCTGCTGGCCGCAACTTCAGCGTATAGCCAGTCTTACACGAAGTATGTAAATACTTTTATTGGTACCGCACCGCTGACTGATCCCAAAATACTCGGGTACGAATTACCCAGGGGATGGAGATCATGGGCTGGTCTTACTTTTCCCGGATCTTCCCTGCCGAATGCCATGGTGCAGTTAAGCCCCATGACGGAATATGGATCAGGCGCCGGATATGAATATGAGGATACGGTTATTCTCGGTTTTACGCATACCAATAAAGGCCACTGGAACCTTTGCAATATTCCCATTCTGCCATTGTCAAACCCCGGCGAAAAATTTGGTTCCCGGTTCTCACATAAAAAGGAAAATGCTGCACCCGGTTTTTACCAGGTATACCTGGATGATTACAATGTGCAGGTGAACCTTACATCTACTTTAAGATGCGGATACCACCAGTACACCTATAAGAACAATACAGGCAGGCAGATCTTATTCGATCTCGCACGGGCCAATAACAGGGTCTCCAACTGGAACATAGAACAGGTGGGGAATAATGTGCTGCAGGGTTTTCAGCAAATGGGAGAACGGATCTATTTCTATGCCATCCTGAATACAAATATTGAGAAGCTGGAAAAGAAGGATGAAGGTCAACGCAGTGGTTTTGCCATCGTTCACGTAGCAAATGGCCAGGCAGGGAATGTTGAGCTGAAAATAGGATTATCTTTTGTGAGCATCGAAAATGCCAAACAAAATCTGCAGCAGGAAATTGGCAATAAAACCTTCTCACAGGTCCGCAATGAGGCCACGCAGAAATGGGAAACCTTATTATCATCCATCCAGGTGAAGGGAGGAACAGAAAAACAAAAGCAGATGTTCTATTCCTGCTTATACAGATCATTCCTCTGGCCCGCGTTACGCAGTGATGTAAATGGAGAATTCACAGATGCTAAACGCCAGGTGGCAAAAGCAGATTTCAATTACTACACGGAACCCTCTTTATGGGATACCTACCGGAATAAAGATGTGTTGTTGGGATTGATCTCTCCACAGGTAACATTGGATGTGATTAAGTCCATGAAGGATGTGGGAGATAAGAGAGGATTCATTCCTACTTTCTTTCATGGAGACCATGGTGCTTCTTCCATTGCAGGCGCATACCTGAGAGGTATCGACAATTTTGATGTGAAGGGTACTTACGATATCCTGTTAAAGAATGCCAATGTTTCAGGAGGTGCGCGTCCGCATATCACGGAGTACATAGAAAAAGGTTACATCTCTGATCCGGATATCCCGAACCCTAATGTGGAAACAAAGGCAAAAGCCGGCGTATCCAAAACTTTGGAATATTCCTACGATGATTACTCCCTGGCCCAAATGGCAAAGAAATTAGGGGACACCGCCAACTACAGGATACTGATGGCCAGATCTAAGAACTACAAAAATATGTTCGATCCCTCCACCCGGTTTATGAGAGGCCGGTTGGAAAATGGCGAATGGATCAAACCCTTTAACCCGCAGTACCCCTATTATGAATATATGTACAGGGAAGCCAATGCCTGGCAGGTATCTTTCTTCGCACCGCATGATATGAAAGGCCTCATAGAACTATACGGTGGTGCAAAAGGTTTTGAATCTAAACTGGATTCACTTTTTACCGTTCCCTGGAACCCTAAACACATTGCAAGGAATGTGGAAACCATGATAGGCCAATACTGTCATGGCAACCAACCGGATCATGAAGCGCCTTTTGCTTATTACTTTATAGACAAACCGGAAAAGTCCCAGAAAATGATCGATACTATCCTTAATAGCCTGTACGGCATAGGAGAAGAAGGACTGGCACTTTGCGGAATGGACGATGCAGGAGAGATGTCTGCCTGGTATGTGTTTGGCGCACTGGGTTTATACACTTACTCCGCTACCGATCCGGAATATCTTGTAACCGTGCCGCTTTTTGATGAAGTGAAATGGAAAACCAGTACCGGTAAATTATTAACGATAACAAAACCCGGGAAAGGCAGGAGCTTAACGGGCATAAAAGTGAATGGGAAAGAAAACAAAGGATATTTCGTGCCACATGACCTGTTCAAAAACGGGGGTAAGATAGAAATAGCTACAAAGTGA
- a CDS encoding GDSL-type esterase/lipase family protein produces the protein MIHRSTFLLIFLFTALSSFAQKKIRIACIGNSITYGAGIVNRENNNYPQQLQAMLGNAYEVMNFGVNGTTLLKNGNNPYWKTSQYTAALASKPDIVFIKLGTNDSKAVNRPFYPEFEKDYTALIASFSKLATKPRIVLLLPVPSFSPDSNQIYDPIIKDRIIPMIRKVAYETRTEVINLYSLFIDKADMFPDKIHPSSIGASVIARRLYEVVKINKDKTSDIFSQIKEDKKRSSFYGFECVDFTLNNHGCKIVKPKVAVKGKPWVWRARFWGHEPQTDIALLERGYHIAFCDVAELFGNSEAISVWNKFYDYLQQRGLSKRAALEGMSRGGIYIYNWALANPGKVACIYADAPVLDLKSWPGGKGKGPGSKNDWEIFKKDYNLTEEQASRFNNNPLDNAAKIAQLGFPMLHVVGDIDEAVPVDENTNPFEEKVKAAGGNITVIHKPEGKHHPHSLPNPTLIADFILHATGNKFNFAAIAAPGVEYRSGAGWTEGKDWWAQFRNIDSLLDARKNLDILFLGNSITQGTGGTRTYVTSKPAFAIFDSVFAGRSWECAGISGDRTQNILWRLQHGNYAKAKPKVMVITIGVNNFGDDSAEEIATGILAIEKWTKTHMPSTKIILTGPLPTSLKKDTDRRRKYERIHEILSASKTAASYFPLSNTFIQEDGDIIPGTYSNDGIHLAKNGYRLWALALKPVIDNLL, from the coding sequence ATGATACACAGATCCACGTTCCTACTCATCTTCCTGTTCACGGCACTTTCTTCTTTTGCACAGAAAAAGATCAGGATAGCCTGCATCGGCAATAGCATCACTTATGGCGCAGGTATAGTGAACAGAGAAAACAACAACTATCCGCAGCAGTTACAGGCTATGCTGGGCAATGCATACGAAGTGATGAATTTTGGGGTGAATGGCACTACCCTGCTGAAAAACGGCAACAACCCTTACTGGAAAACCAGTCAATATACCGCAGCACTGGCCAGTAAACCCGATATTGTTTTTATCAAGTTAGGCACGAATGATAGCAAGGCAGTGAACCGGCCTTTTTATCCTGAATTCGAAAAAGACTATACCGCATTGATTGCTTCTTTCAGCAAACTGGCAACAAAACCCCGGATCGTTCTATTACTACCTGTCCCTTCTTTTTCGCCGGACAGCAACCAGATCTATGATCCCATTATAAAAGACAGGATCATCCCCATGATCCGGAAAGTAGCTTATGAAACTCGTACGGAGGTCATCAACCTATACTCCCTGTTTATAGATAAGGCAGATATGTTCCCGGATAAGATACACCCCTCTTCTATTGGCGCCAGCGTAATTGCACGGCGGTTATATGAAGTGGTTAAAATAAATAAAGACAAAACATCTGATATCTTTTCCCAGATAAAGGAAGATAAAAAACGTAGTTCCTTTTATGGTTTTGAATGCGTGGATTTCACTTTAAATAACCATGGTTGTAAAATAGTGAAGCCTAAAGTAGCCGTGAAAGGAAAACCCTGGGTATGGCGGGCAAGGTTCTGGGGCCACGAGCCGCAAACAGATATTGCCCTGCTGGAAAGAGGTTATCATATTGCTTTCTGTGATGTAGCAGAACTCTTTGGAAATAGTGAAGCCATAAGCGTATGGAACAAGTTCTATGATTACCTGCAACAGCGTGGCCTGTCTAAAAGAGCAGCCCTGGAAGGTATGAGCCGCGGCGGGATCTATATTTATAACTGGGCATTGGCCAATCCGGGAAAAGTAGCCTGTATCTATGCTGATGCACCCGTACTGGATCTGAAAAGCTGGCCCGGCGGAAAAGGAAAAGGCCCGGGCAGCAAAAACGACTGGGAGATATTCAAGAAAGATTATAACCTCACAGAAGAACAAGCCAGTCGGTTTAACAATAACCCGCTGGACAATGCAGCGAAGATTGCCCAACTGGGATTCCCTATGCTGCATGTAGTGGGAGATATAGACGAAGCAGTTCCGGTAGATGAAAACACCAATCCCTTTGAAGAAAAAGTAAAAGCTGCGGGAGGAAATATCACCGTTATTCATAAACCTGAAGGAAAACATCATCCGCATAGCCTGCCTAATCCTACGCTCATTGCAGACTTCATCCTACACGCAACCGGCAACAAATTCAACTTCGCAGCCATTGCTGCTCCCGGTGTTGAATATCGCTCCGGTGCAGGCTGGACGGAAGGAAAGGATTGGTGGGCACAGTTCAGGAACATAGACAGCCTGCTGGATGCCAGGAAGAACCTGGATATCCTGTTCTTAGGGAATTCCATCACACAAGGTACCGGCGGAACAAGGACCTATGTAACCAGCAAACCGGCCTTTGCTATCTTTGATTCTGTATTTGCAGGCCGCAGCTGGGAATGTGCAGGCATTTCCGGAGACCGTACCCAGAATATATTATGGCGCCTGCAACATGGCAACTATGCTAAAGCGAAACCCAAAGTAATGGTGATCACTATTGGCGTGAATAATTTTGGGGACGACAGTGCCGAAGAGATCGCAACAGGTATCCTGGCCATTGAAAAATGGACAAAGACCCATATGCCTTCCACCAAAATTATATTAACCGGCCCGCTGCCTACGAGTTTGAAAAAAGATACAGACCGCCGCAGGAAATATGAAAGGATCCACGAGATCCTGTCTGCCAGTAAAACCGCAGCCTCTTACTTCCCTTTATCCAATACATTTATCCAGGAGGATGGAGATATTATCCCCGGCACTTATTCCAATGATGGCATCCACCTGGCAAAAAATGGATACCGCCTGTGGGCATTGGCCTTAAAACCAGTGATAGACAACCTGCTTTAG